From Streptomyces kaniharaensis, the proteins below share one genomic window:
- a CDS encoding TnsA-like heteromeric transposase endonuclease subunit, with the protein MSFRTGPAIRSDACDLTALISTFTGDGDHRRRLVLDASWPRRWSTTWLFDGGQVVWPVRDLESVPVLDSQPVRRFTWRARQRHRPGLEPMISTGRQHGFESLEERDLLRALDFLRAREVLPQPFRLDFEHTGGRAAHIPDFLALMPDGNWLFDVRPAALVRDEDARKFAATREVATAAGWHYTVVTGWRPHVVGVLDALSARRRPRKDLLGLHGELLDAVAEGPLRFGELVESTDWPELARAEAVHLLWHRRLGVDLGEPLGDRSPVWLAGQQPMIPSQGRRQ; encoded by the coding sequence ATGAGTTTCCGGACCGGACCCGCCATCCGCTCGGACGCATGCGATCTCACCGCGCTGATCAGCACGTTCACCGGCGATGGCGATCACCGCCGGCGCCTGGTGCTCGATGCGTCCTGGCCGAGACGCTGGTCGACGACCTGGCTGTTCGACGGCGGCCAGGTGGTCTGGCCGGTCAGGGATCTGGAGTCGGTGCCGGTGCTCGACTCGCAGCCGGTTCGCCGGTTCACCTGGCGGGCCCGGCAGCGGCACCGGCCGGGCCTGGAGCCCATGATCTCCACCGGCCGCCAGCACGGGTTCGAGTCGCTGGAGGAGCGGGACCTGCTGCGGGCGCTGGACTTCCTGCGGGCCCGGGAGGTGCTGCCGCAGCCGTTCCGCCTGGACTTCGAGCACACCGGCGGCCGCGCGGCTCACATCCCGGACTTCCTCGCGCTGATGCCCGACGGCAACTGGCTCTTCGACGTCCGCCCGGCCGCTCTGGTCCGCGACGAGGACGCGCGGAAGTTCGCCGCGACACGAGAAGTCGCGACGGCGGCCGGCTGGCACTACACCGTGGTCACCGGCTGGCGCCCGCACGTGGTGGGGGTGCTGGACGCGTTGTCGGCCCGGCGCCGCCCGCGCAAGGACCTGCTCGGCCTGCACGGCGAGTTGCTGGACGCCGTCGCCGAGGGGCCGTTGCGGTTCGGGGAATTGGTGGAGTCGACGGACTGGCCAGAGCTGGCGCGGGCCGAGGCGGTCCATTTGCTCTGGCACCGCCGGCTCGGTGTCGATCTGGGCGAGCCGCTCGGCGACCGGTCCCCGGTCTGGCTCGCCGGACAGCAGCCGATGATTCCGTCGCAGGGGCGGCGGCAGTGA
- a CDS encoding ATP-binding protein, producing the protein MIVWLNGTHGAGKTTTSALVQQLIPDSRVFDAEKVGETLMDITPGLPGTDNFQHWPPWRPLVVETARHVLDYTGGTLVMPMTVLVEQYWREISTGLAQHAIPVRHFVLHADQETLRGRIAGDTVVGPNSWFRLKYLEPYAEAARTWLHAEAEVVDTTHLTPAQAALQIAEAVRS; encoded by the coding sequence GTGATCGTATGGCTCAACGGCACCCACGGTGCAGGCAAGACGACGACCAGTGCACTCGTGCAGCAGCTGATCCCCGACTCCCGGGTGTTCGACGCCGAGAAGGTTGGCGAGACACTCATGGACATCACACCGGGGCTGCCCGGGACGGACAACTTCCAGCATTGGCCGCCGTGGCGGCCACTCGTAGTCGAGACCGCCCGCCACGTGCTCGACTACACCGGCGGGACTCTGGTGATGCCGATGACTGTCCTGGTCGAGCAGTACTGGCGCGAGATCAGCACGGGCCTCGCCCAACACGCCATTCCGGTGCGGCACTTCGTTCTCCATGCCGACCAGGAGACCCTCCGCGGGCGCATCGCAGGGGACACTGTTGTTGGTCCCAACTCCTGGTTCCGTCTCAAATACCTTGAGCCCTACGCCGAGGCGGCCCGCACCTGGTTGCACGCCGAGGCCGAGGTCGTCGACACCACGCACCTCACGCCCGCCCAGGCCGCCCTGCAGATCGCAGAGGCCGTCAGGAGTTGA